A section of the Oryza sativa Japonica Group chromosome 1, ASM3414082v1 genome encodes:
- the LOC4325515 gene encoding auxin-responsive protein IAA5, which produces MSPPLEPHDYIGLSAAAASPTPSSSSCSSSPNPGGEARGPRLTLRLGLPGSESPEREVVAAGLTLGPLPPTTTKAASKRAFPDSSPRHGASSGSVAAAAACQDKAAPAAAPPAAKAQVVGWPPVRNYRKNTLAASASKGKGEDKGTAEGGPLYVKVSMDGAPYLRKVDLKMYSSYEDLSMALEKMFSCFITGQSGLRKSSNRDRLTNGSKADALQDQEYVLTYEDKDADWMLVGDLPWDLFTTICRKLKIMRGSDAAGIAPRSIEQSGQSR; this is translated from the exons ATGTCGCCTCCCCTCGAGCCGCACGACTACATCGGCCTCTCCGCTGCGGCGGCGTCCCCGAcgccgagctcgtcgtcctgCTCGTCCTCGCCGAACCCAGGCGGCGAGGCCCGCGGCCCACGCCTCACGCTCCGCCTCGGCCTCCCGGGGTCGGAGTCCCCCGAGCGGGAGGTCGTCGCCGCGGGGCTCACCCTCGGGCCTCTGCCCCCGACCACCACCAAGGCGGCCTCCAAGCGCGCCTTCCCCGACTCCTCCCCGCGGCACGGCGCCAGCTCcggctccgtcgccgccgccgcagcttgCCAGGACAAGgcggcccccgccgccgctccgccggctGCAAA GGCGCAGGTGGTGGGATGGCCGCCCGTGCGGAACTACCGAAAGAACACGCTGGCGGCGAGCGCCTCCAAGGGCAAAGGGGAGGACAAGGGCACGGCTGAAGGGGGCCCTCTCTATGTCAAGGTGAGCATGGATGGAGCCCCCTACCTCAGGAAGGTCGACCTCAAGATGTATTCTAGCTATGAGGACCTCTCCATGGCTCTCGAGAAGATGTTCAGCTGCTTCATCACTG GTCAAAGCGGTTTGCGTAAATCATCAAACAGAGATAGGCTTACTAATGGTTCAAAGGCTGATGCCCTCCAAGACCAAGAGTATGTCCTTACATATGAAGATAAGGATGCTGACTGGATGCTTGTTGGTGATCTTCCTTGGGA TTTGTTTACCACTATCTGCCGGAAATTGAAAATCATGAGAGGATCTGATGCTGCTGGAATAG CTCCAAGATCAATAGAGCAGTCAGGGCAGAGCAGATAA